TCTGTTAAAGCGGGTCGATATCGCCTTGTGCGCGACCTGCATGGAAGGCTGCTTCCCATTCAGCGAAGGATTGGGAGGCAATCGCATCGCGCATTCCTTGCATGATCTCTTGGAAATAATGCAGGTTGTGCCATGTCAGCAGCATTCCCGAAATCATCTCTTGCGCGCGAAAAACGTGATGGAGGTAAGCACGCGAGTAGTTGCGGCATGCGGGACAGCCGCAGTTGTCATCAATCGGGCGCGGGTCGTCCTGATGACGGGCGTTTTTTATGTTCAAAACTCCGTGACGGGTAAACACTTGCCCCGTCCGGCCCGAACGCGATGGCAAGACGCAGTCCATCATGTCGATACCGCGCTTCACCGCGCCCACGATGTCGTCCGGCTTGCCAACTCCCATCAGATAGCGAGGCTTGTCTTGCGGCAGAAAATCTGGCGCGAAATCGAGGCAGTCGAACATCGCCACCTGCCCTTCCCCCACAGCCAACCCGCCAACAGCGTAGCCATCAAACCCGATTTCTTTCAAAGCTTCGGCGCTTTCCTCGCGGAAATCGCGTTCCAGCCCGCCTTGCATGATACCAAAAAGGGCATGACCGGGGCGATCTCCGAACGCGTCTTTGGATCTAGCCGCCCAGCGCATTGAAAGACGCATGCTGTCCGCAATCCGGTCGCGATCGGCTGGAAGAGCGGGGCATTCGTCAAAACACATTACGATGTCGGATCCCAACAGCCGCTGAATCTCCATCGACCGTTCTGGCGTCAGTTCATGTTTCGATCCATCGATATGGGATTTGAAGGTCACGCCCTTCTCGGTCAGCTTGCGCAGGCCTGCCAAGCTCATCACCTGAAATCCGCCACTATCGGTCAGGATCGGCTTATCCCAGTTCATGAATCGATGCAGCCCACCCAGCCTGTCGATCCGCTCGGCCGTAGGGCGCAACATCAGGTGATAGGTGTTACCCAACAGAATGTCAGCCCCGGTGGCCGCCACACTTTCAGGCATCATCGCCTTAACGGTAGCCGCCGTTCCTACTGGCATAAAGGCCGGAGTGCGGATATCGCCACGCGGTGTGGATATCACCCCAGTACGGGCCTTACCGTCTGTAGCATTCAGCGAATAGGTGACGCGGTTTTGGCTTGGATTTTGCATGCGCTTCGTGTGGCGCAAGACGCTCAGAATGCCAAGGGTTTTTTGCCAATGCGTGGGGTTTCAGCGCATGCGCTGTTCAGTTATCGTCACCGTGGTTGATCTTCACCGACCCAAGTTTGGCTTTATTCACACGTTCTGAAAGCCGCTCCAGCTTGCGACTGGTCAGCATCAGTTCCGTCAGAGTTGTGTTATCCACCCGGTTAGCCAACGCATAGGCAACGTCCTGCACCATCCGAGCCGCCTGATCCAGCTGCTCGTTACATGTCACCGTTTTTGTCTCACCGTTTTTCGTCGAAATCACCGCCTAGGCTCCTCGTGTCGTACCTGTTTACGCAAAAGAGCGCTTTCCATCATAGATTCAAGTCGAACACGTCCATTTTATGGCGAATTATAGGCGTTTGCGCATCATGCGGTTGTGATTTTCAACACAATGCCCGGAAATTTTCTGGATTCGGATCGAAAGTCGAAACATGTAACATATTCAGCATCTTAAAGTTCTCGCCCCCGCTTTAATGTCTGGCTCTCGGCAACACAGGGCTTTGACTCTACCACAGTGACGGTCTTGTTTCTGGCTGCCTCTGGACGTTGCAGGCATCAATCCTTATATGATCAGTCAGGATTAGAATGATGGCACAATGACAATGAACACTTCCGACAAGATAGAAGGCGAACCGCTGATCAAGCCTTCGACGGTCGATCATCCGCTGTATGACAGCGTGGTCGAAGCCTGCCGCACGGTCTATGACCCCGAAATACCGGTCAATATATTTGACCTGGGTCTGGTTTACACTATCGAGATCAACAACCAGAACGAAGTTGACCTGATCATGACCCTGACTGCACCGGGTTGCCCTGTCGCAGGCGAAATGCCCGGCTGGCTGATCGAAGCGATCGAACCGGTTGCCGGCGTCAAGCAAGTGAATGTCGATATGACATGGGATCCGCCCTGGGGCATGGAAATGATGTCGGATGAAGCCCGCCTTGAACTGGGGTTCATGTAACCCCAGATGCACCCTGCACTTGAGCGACGCTCCGTGAGCGCCTAGCTTGAGAATGAAGGAGAAGCAGATGTTTGGTATTCCCGGCAAATCGCCGATCACCATGACACAGGCCGCCGAATCCCAGATTGCCAAGCTGATGGCGTCTGGTGGACATAAGGGTTTGCGCATCGGGGTCAAGAAAGGCGGTTGTGCGGGCATGGAATACACCATGGATTACGTTGATGACGTTGACCCACATGAAGAAGTGGTCGAACAGGGCGATGCCCGCGTGATCATTGCCCCCATGGCGCAGATGTTCCTGTTCGGGACAGAAATCGATTACGAGATCTCGCTTCTGGAAGCGGGGTTCAAATTCCGCAATCCAAATGTCAGCGAGGCCTGCGGTTGCGGAGAATCGATCAAGTTCGATGATGCGCTAACCGAAGGGTCGTCGAAATGCTGATGGCCGTCACCGACGCCGATATCGCCTTTGTCAAAGAATTGCTTGAAGGCCTTGGCTCATTGACCCATCGTAAAATGATGGGTGGCGCGACCTTCTATTGCGATGGGCAAGTGTTTGCGATCCTGTCCAGTGGCGGCGAGGTTTACCTGAAAGCCAAAGGCCCGTTTGCCGACGCAATGGAGGCCGAAGGCAGCCGTATCTTCGGCATGGACGGCAAGACCATGGGCTATTGGACGCTGCCCGACGCCGCATTGGATGACCCGGAACTTGCCTGTGACTGGGCCCGAAGGGCGCTTGCAGCCCTGGCCTAGCCTTGCCCTGCATCTTTGAGATGCAGATAGGTTTCATCAAAACGTTTTTTCATGTGATCACCGGCAAGGATCGACTTGTCCGCCCCTACCGGAGCGACATTTGTGTCATGGTTGGGGTTGAAAAACAGTGGGATCGAGATCCGCTCTGCGTCTGACCCGACCACCCGATGCATCGTGGCCTTGACCCATCCGCCCGTCCAAATTTCCAACATCTCACCAAAATTGATCACGAATTCGCCGACTGGAGCATCGACCGACAACCACTGTCCATCGTCTCCCAGAACCTCAAGCCCTGCCACCCCGTCGGAGGCAAGCAGTGTCAGGCAGCCGTAGTCGGTATGCGGGGCGATGCCAAAATCCTTGGCCCCCGCCCAGTCTGGTCGTGGTGGATAGTAATTGCCGCGCAACAGCGCCATCGGACGGGAGAATGCACTGTTGAAAAAGCCTTCATCTTCACCAATCGACACGGATATCGCTCGCAAGAGATCAAGTGATAAAGTTGAGGCTTGCTTATAATAATTTTGGATGGTTTCACGAAATCCCGGCAAGCTGGGCCATTGGTTGTCACCATAAACCAACAAACCCAGCGCTCGCAGCGGATCTTCCTTATCCAGTTCAAACCCGCAATCGAAGACCTGCTTGAAATCGGGGTTTGACGTCGGGTCCACCTGTTCAGACCGTGCAGCCCCCCACCCCCGGTTCGAGCCTGTCCGCGCCATATTTACGGCCTGTTTCTCGGCATCCGGTAGCCGAAAGAATGCTCGATAGCTGTCCAGCACCCGTTGCATCTTTGCGCGCGAAATCGGCGTATTGAAAATGGTCAGAAAACCAATGTCTTCCACGCTTCGTGTCAGTGCTGCCATAGTCTCGGGATCACGGGCCGAGATCTTTGCGGCATCCAGTCTTGGGATCATCTCGCCAGTCCTTTCCCAAAGGCCACTTTGATGACGTTGTAGCAAGCCATGTTTTCGGCGCAAGCCTCTCGCAGGGCTTGACGCCTCAGCCATTGCGTCGGACAACACATCAACCAACGAGGAGACATATGATGACCCGGCGCAAACTTGCTGCAGGCAATTGGAAGATGAACGGAACCAGCGCAAATCTGGACGAACTTGACGCGCTGGCACTTGCTCATCCAACACCGGGTTGCGACATTCTGATTTGCCCTCCGGCGACTTTAATTTCGCGAGCGTCTTCAGCAACTCCAACCCAGATTGCCGTTGGGGGTCAGGATTGTCACAAGAATGAAACCGGCGCTCATACCGGCGACATCTCGGCAAACATGCTGGTCGATGCCGGGGCCAGCTATGTCATTTTGGGCCATTCCGAGCGGCGCGAGGACTACGAAGAAAGCAACACGGATGTCCGCGACAAAGTACTGGCTGCACTCTCGGCTGGTTTAAAAACCATTGTCTGTGTGGGCGAAAGCCTGTCCGAGCGCGAGGCCAACAACACGCTCGACATCATTGGCGGGCAGTTGGCCGGGTCAATCCCTGACGTGGTGACCGGAGAAAGCCTTGTGGTCGCTTATGAACCGATCTGGGCTATAGGCACAGGCAAAGTGCCGACGTTGGATCAGATTGGTGAAGTGCATGACTTCATCCGGTCACGGCTTGAGCGCCGGTTTGGCGCAGGCGTCGGGCGCTCGACGCGCATTCTTTATGGTGGATCGGTCAAGCCCGCAAACGCCGCCGAGATTTTTGCTGTCTCGAATGTGGACGGTGCTTTGGTAGGCGGCGCCAGTCTGTCGGCAAAGGATTTTTCGCCGATCATCACCGCGCTTGAAAACAGCTGATCCTATGCCCTATGGGGTCAAGGATTGACGAGGCGTCCTATTTCATTAACAAGTTAATAATCTTGCCGGTGGAGCATGTTATGGATTATTCAGACCTTGCCGATTGGCAAAAACGCGCGGCTGACTGGGCGCGGGACTATCATGCCGGTCTGCGGGATCGCCCAGTGCGCCCCGACATCGCGCCGGGAGAGTTTCTGGCAAAGATCAACACCCCTGTGCCCGAAACTCCGGAACCGATCGAAGCGATCTTTGATGACTTCACCCGGCTTGTGCCCGATGCGATGACTCATTGGCAACACCCGCGCTTCTTCGCTTACTTCCCGGCAAATGCTGCACCTGCCTCAATGCTGGCCGAGCAACTGGCCAACGCGATCTCGGCGCAAGCGATGCTGTGGCAAACGGCCCCTGCAGCCAACGAAATGGAAGACCTTGTGATCCGCTGGCTGCGCGACGCGATGGGACTGCCCGGTGATTTCACCGGCACAATTCACGACAGCGCGACCACGGCGACCTTTTCGGCCGTCACCACGATGCGAGAACTGGCCTTGGGGCACGAAGGCATCACTAAAGGTCTGTCAGACGCGCCAGTACTGCGCATCTATGCCAGCGCGCAGACCCATTCCAGTGTCGACAAAGCGGTGCGCCTTTCCGGCATCGGACAGGACAATCTTGTGAAAGTGCCGACAATTCCCGACCACCCCACCTGGTCGATGGACCCGGATGCTCTAGATCAGTTGATCCGCGAGGACTTAGACGCCGGGCGTAAACCTGCGGGCGTTGTGCTCTGTGTGGGCGGCACTTCGATCGGGGCTTGTGACGACATCGCGGCCTGCATCAAGGTCGCCCACAGCCACGGGCTGACCGTGCATGTGGACGCCGCATGGGCGGGGTCTGCCATGATCTGCGAAGAGTTCCGGCATCTTTGGGCCGGGATCGAAGACGCCGACAGCATCATCTTCAACCCGCATAAGTGGCTGGGGGCGCAGTTCGATTGTGCCGTACAGTTCCTGCGCGACCCCGGCCCGCAAATCGGCGCAATGGGCTTGCGACCGGAATACCTGAAGACGCAAGGCGCGGACGAAATTGTAAATTACAACGAATGGACCCTGCCCCTTGGTCGTCGGTTCCGGGCGCTGAAGCTGTGGTTTTTGCTACGCTCCGAAGGGTTGACTGGGCTGCGTACACGCATTCGCAATCATGTCACTTGGGCCGCAGAGGCGGCAGAGGTCATTGACGCGCTTCCCGGATTTAACATCACCACGCCGCCGATCCTGTCGCTGTTCACCTTCCGCTTTCGGGACGACGCAAAAACCGTTGTGTTGTTAGAACGCGTGAACCGTGACGGGCGCATCTATCTGACCCAGACGCACCATGACGGACAGTTTGTGATCCGTGTCTCTGTTGGTCAATATTCGACGTCCCGTGAAGATGTGATGATGATCCCCCACGTGCTGCGCGAACTGGCCCAGGACCTGTAACAGCAAGAAATCTTTACTTTTCCGTGCCAGCGTATAAACTGGATGTGGGTCGTGCCCTGTGTGGCGGACATTAATTTACCGCACAATCGGCATGCCGGCACCCGCTTTGGTTCTTATCTATTTGATAGGCGAAAGGGGAATCCAATGGAGTTCGGGAAGGACTTTACATATCACGAGTACGTCGCCGACGGCGTCGTGCACGGTTTGGGGGTGATCGCTGCAATTATCGGATCGGTCGCCCTGATTTACTGGGCCATGGGTGACGCACCGCTGGGCCGATTGCCTCCGATGTTGGCCTATGGGGCCGGATTGATCGCAAGCTTCACGCTTTCCGCCGCGTATAACATGACATTGCACCGGTCTGCGCGCCAAGTGCTGCGCAAGTTCGACCATGCAGCCATCTATGTCATGATTGCAGGCACGTATACACCGATTGCCCTGATCGGAATTGGTGGCACAAATGGCTATGCGCTGGTAGCTGCGGCTTGGACGCTCGCCATCGTAGGGATCGCCATGAAGCTGTTTTTCTTCGGTCGATTCGAACGGTTTGGTTTAATGCTAACCTTGATGCAGGGATGGATGGCGGTTCTGATGATCGGACCGTTAATCGCTTCGTTCAGCCCGGTTGTTTTGGTGCTGTTGGTGGGCGGCGGTTTGCTGTTCACCTTGGGGATCTTCTTCCATCTTGGCGAACATCTGCCCTTCAACCGTGCGATCTGGCATGTCCACGTGCTGTTGGGGGCAGCAGCGCATTATGCCGCTGTGGTGATGGTCGTGGGCACATAGGGCCGAAATAAACCGCTGTGTATGACGCGAACAGAACAGACCTGTCGTTTCCTGACCCGCTACGCTTGGGGTAGGGAGGACGGAAATGGATCGGTTGGACTGGCTCATTTCAATTGTAGTGCGCACCATCGGGGCCGAGCGCGGACGTGCAGCGCGCGGTCGCCCCTGACGACATCTCTGTGTCACCAAAGCACTGCAATCTGATCAGGTTTACTCTATGACAAAATCTTTTTCCCGCCGCTCTGGCGGTCGCGCCGCCCGCACCGCCCTGCGTGCAGCCCCCCTTGCCCAAGATGTTCGCCCTGTCCGCGCAGGAATGGAAGGCGGTACCTTTAAACCTCTCACCCCCGACGGCATCAATCGCATTCACCTTGCTGCCTTGGACGCATTAGAGCAGATCGGACTGGCAGATGCCCCACCATCGGGCATCGACATCATGACACGCGCAGGCGCAATCCTTGGCGACGACGGTCGTTTGCGCTTCCCACGTGCACTGGTTGAAGACATGCTGGCCAAAGCAGCCAAGAGCATCACCCTGTGCGGTCGCGATCCGCAGCATGACCTGACCCTCAGCGGCAAGCGCGTGCATTATGGCACCGCGGGCGCGGCGGTTCACATGGTCGACCCCCACGGGCGCGAATACCGCGAAAGCACGGTTCAAGACCTGCATGATGCGGCGCGAATTGTCGATCAGTTGGACAACATCCACTTCCTTCAACGCCCCATGGTGTGCCGAGATATTCCCGACAATCGCGAGATGGACCTGAACTCGATCTACGCCTGTACATCGGGTACGAAAAAGCATGTCGGCGTTTCATTCTCTGAGCCTGACTTTGTAGAAGACGGCATCGAATTGTTGCACTTGATCGCGGGCGGCGAAGACGCGTGGCGCGCACGCCCCTTCGTTTCGAACTCCAATTGCTTTGTCGTCCCACCTATGAAATTTGCCACCGAAAGCTGTCACGTGATGGAGAAGGTCATCGCAGCAGGCATGCCCGTATTGCTTCTGTCGGCTGGCATGGCCACCGCCACGGCACCCCCCACCCTGGCCGGCGCGATCGTTCAGGCCGTCGCCGAGTGTCTGGCCGGTGTGGTCTATGTGAACGCGATCGCACCGGGGCATCCGGCCATTTTCGGCACATGGCCCTTCTTGGTTGATCTGCGGTCCGGGGCGATGTCCGGCGGGTCGGGTGAACAGGCTTTGATGACGGCAGGCTGTGCGCAGATGCACCAGTTTTATGGCCTGCCCGGAGGGGCGGCGGCCGGGTTCTCGGATTCCAAACTGCCGGATATGCAGGCGGGGTGGGAACAAATGTGTTCCAATGTGCTGGCTGGTCTTTCGGGTCTGAACATGGTTTACGAGGCCGCCGGCATGCACGCATCGCTTCTGGGATTCTGTCATGAAAGCCTGATCCTTGGCGATGACATCGTTGGGCAAGCCTTGCGCTGCGTGCGCGGGATCGAGATCACGGAAGATGCGGTCAGCATCGAGATGATGAGATCGGTCTGCCTTGGCGGCCCTGGTCATTATCTGGGCGAGGATCAAACACTCAGCCGGATGCAGACAGATTTCGTTTATCCGACCCTTGGCGATCGGACATCCCCAAAAGAATGGGCCGAGGTTGGAAAGCCGGATCTGATCGCTGCGGCCACCGCACGAAAAGAGGCAATTCTGGAGCAGCGATCCGGCGCCCGTTTCGATCCGCAGGTCGATGCCGCTATTCGGGCAAGCTTCAACATTCACCTGCCGCAGTAGCCACCGCTGCGCGTGTCACCCACGCGCGGCGTCCGCCTTTTCTTCCAATGTCAGCCATTCCTCTTCCGCGGTGGCCAACGCCTGTTGTCGCTCGGCCAATCCGTCAGAGGCCTTTTTGAACTTCACAGGTTCCTTGGTGAACAGGTCCGGGTTCATCAGAAACTCTTCCAGTTTTGCGATCTCGGCGGATAGGCGATCCATTTCGGCAGGAAGAGCATCAAGGCGGTGGCGTTCTGTGAACGACAATCCATCAGGTTCGGGCTTCACGTCCTGCTTTACGTTATCCGCCTTGAGCTTTGATTTATCTTTCCTTTTCTCATTCTGCAAACCGCCAACCGCGCGCTGCGCCTGATAGTCGGACCAACCGCCGGGATAGATCGTGGCACGTCCGTCACCTTCCATCGCGATGGTGCGTTCAGCCACTCGATCAAGGAAATCGCGGTCGTGGCTGACCACCAGAACGGTCCCGTCATAGGCGGTGATCAGCTCTTGCAACAGGTCCAACGTTTCCACGTCTAGATCATTGGTGGGTTCGTCCATCACCAGAAGGTTCGACTGCCGCGCCATGATCTTTGCCAGAATCAATCGCGCCTTCTCTCCTCCCGACAAAGAGCGCACCGGCGCACGAGCCTGCGCATCTGAGAACAGAAACTCTTTCAGATACCCGACCACGTGTTTGGGATTGCCGCGCACCATCACCTGATCGGCCTTGCCAGATACGCGCATTTCGGGATCGCCGGTCAGGTTTTCCCACAGGCTGTCATCTTCGACCAGCCCTGTACGATTCTGATCAAACACCGCGATCTCAAGTCCCGTACCATGTTGCACACTGCCCGTGTCGGGCGCTTCCTGCCCGATCAACATCTTCAGCAGCGTGGTTTTTCCGGCCCCGTTCGGGCCAACAAAAGCAATCGTTTCACCACGCATGACGCGCAGGTCAAAATCGCTCAGGATCACCCTTCCGCCATAGGATTTCGAGATACCGCGCGCTTCGATCACCTTGCGGCCGGATTTCGGGCCCGCCTCCAGCGCCATATCTGCAGCGCCCTGACGTTTGATCTGGGCGGCGCGTTCTGCTTTCAGATCGCCCAGCGCCCGCAAACGACCCTGATTGCGTTTGCGCCGCGCACTGATGCCTTCGACGGCCCAGCGCGCCTCGGCTTTGATCTTGCGATTCAACTTGTGGCGGCTCTGGTCTTCTTCTTCCCAGACCTTGTCACGCCACGCTTCAAAATGCTCAAACCCCTTTTCCTGCCGCCGCACCTGCCCGCGATCGACCCACAGCGTGGCCCGCGTCAGGGCGCGCAGGAAGGCACGGTCGTGGCTGATCAAAACAAACCCTGCGCGGGTCTGTGACAGTTCAGCCTCCAGCCACTCAATTGCGTGAATATCCAGATGGTTGGTTGGTTCATCGAGCAGCATCAGGTCAGGCGCTTCAGCCAGCAGCTTGGCCAATGCCGCGCGCCGCCGTTCGCCGCCAGAAGCCGTTCCAACCGGGGCGTCCAGTCGCATTTTCAGGCCTTCGGCCACGCGCTCCACCAGATAGTCCTGCCCCGGTTCAAGCCCAGAGGTCGCAAAGTCGCCCAACGTAGTAAACTTTGATAAATCGGGGTGTTGCTCCATGTATCCAACCGATACTCCGGGCGACAGAACGCGGGTGCCGTGATCCAGCTCTACCAAACCAGCCATGACCTTCATCAAGGTCGATTTACCAGAACCGTTGCGCCCCACAAGCGCCACCCGGTCCCCAGGTTGGATCACCAGATCAAGCGCATCGAACACAGGATCGCCACCAAAGGTCAGCGAGATATCGGACATCTGAAGAAGGGGTATACGAGCCATGTCGCCGAGTTAGGCAATCCGCTAGCCAAGGTCAACCGAAGGCTTGACCCGACACCGCGCGCAACAGGCGCGTTCGCGCGGCGGGCACAGCACGCACTTCAAGCCCGGTGAACACATGCAGGGTGTTCAGGTCGTGATCCACCACTGCATGATCAGACACCCACCCGCCCATCACAAGATAGCTGCGCAAAAGCGGTGGCATTGAACGCAAGGCCAGCTTTGTATCCGGCTTGCGACGCATCCGTTGCGCATAACGGAACACCATGGGCGCTTTTACCCGAGGCAGCCAACGTTTCGGGGCAAGATGACGGTCACGCAACATGGCAAACGTATCCAGATAGCGGGCGGCGTCCGTGCCTTGAAACGATGAGCAGCCAAACAACATACCAATATCGTCTTCTTCCACATACTTGGTCATCATAGCCCACGCGATGCGCAAAATATCGGCCCCGTCCGATACATCGGGCGCAATACAAAAGCGCCCCAATTCGATCATCGGGGCATCATAGGTTTGCAGGGCGGACAATTCATAGAACTGAGCGGCGTAGCTGTCTCCGATCTGTGCGCCACTCTCAAGCTGCAAAAGGCGACAACACCCGACGAGTTTTTGCGTCAGACGATCTTCGATCAGCATGTGGCGACAGCGTTCATCAAAGGCATCTGCGTCCAGTCCATCCCCTCCGCGAAAACAGCGATGGCGCAAAGCTTGCGCAGCACGAATGTCATCTTCGGTTTCTGCGAACCGGGCGATGTAGCAGCTTGTGGTCAATGTCTGCATCTCGGACCTCCGCCCCTGATACGGGACTTGTTACTGCAACATATGCGTCTCGGAAGGGATGCCGGCAAGATATGACAGCAATATGAGGTTACTCCAGAAACCAGAAAAAGCGCGGCAACCTTTCGGCGCCGCGCTGTCTTGATCCGTATCTACCGCCGGTTAATTGCCGCGGATTTGTTCAGCCACGTCGATCCGACCAAAAGACCCGAACAGCTGTCGCAGGAAGCCGATACCCTTGACGTTGCTATCTGTCACACGACGTTCCAGCACGACGATACGCCCATCTTCCAGACCGAAGCGCTCGATGTTCTGGACGACGCCCTTTTCGGTGAAGCTGATGGCCAATACTTCGCGGTCAATTTCTTGCGGAGCGTTGTAAAGGTAATGTTTGAAGCGCGAGCGGACATAGTAATACCCACTGCCTGCCAACAGGCCCGAGGTTCCCGGCTTGCCAATCGACGCGCCAACGGTTTCGCGCGTGTCTTTGCCGACCTCAATCAGGTCAACGTCTTCTTTCGGCGGCATATATCCGTGATTGCGGTATGTTGCCGAACAGCCTGTGACAAGAGCCAGAAGCAGCATCGCCCCGACCATCTTGCCCATATTCCTGCCCATTTGGCGCAGATAAGACATACCGCCCCCCTTGCGTTCGCCACTCTGTCTTGGGTATCGGCTTAGCGTAGGATAGCGCGTGGTTCAAGAAACGATCACGAGCATTCTTTATCTGGTATAGGTATATGCTGGACCAAACGCGACACCGAACAATCTGCGGAGACGCAAAATGACCGACACGACCCCATCCGGCGATGCCCTGCCGTTCACTCATCCCGTTCGCGTGGCCGATCTTCCGACCAGCCGCCCCACCCGGTTTGAACTTGTGCCAAATCAGGACACATGCAACGCGATCGCCGCGGATCTTGGCATCCCTGGTCTGCGCAAGCTGAGATTTACCGGC
This DNA window, taken from Aliiroseovarius sp. F47248L, encodes the following:
- a CDS encoding trimethylamine methyltransferase family protein, giving the protein MTKSFSRRSGGRAARTALRAAPLAQDVRPVRAGMEGGTFKPLTPDGINRIHLAALDALEQIGLADAPPSGIDIMTRAGAILGDDGRLRFPRALVEDMLAKAAKSITLCGRDPQHDLTLSGKRVHYGTAGAAVHMVDPHGREYRESTVQDLHDAARIVDQLDNIHFLQRPMVCRDIPDNREMDLNSIYACTSGTKKHVGVSFSEPDFVEDGIELLHLIAGGEDAWRARPFVSNSNCFVVPPMKFATESCHVMEKVIAAGMPVLLLSAGMATATAPPTLAGAIVQAVAECLAGVVYVNAIAPGHPAIFGTWPFLVDLRSGAMSGGSGEQALMTAGCAQMHQFYGLPGGAAAGFSDSKLPDMQAGWEQMCSNVLAGLSGLNMVYEAAGMHASLLGFCHESLILGDDIVGQALRCVRGIEITEDAVSIEMMRSVCLGGPGHYLGEDQTLSRMQTDFVYPTLGDRTSPKEWAEVGKPDLIAAATARKEAILEQRSGARFDPQVDAAIRASFNIHLPQ
- a CDS encoding 2OG-Fe(II) oxygenase family protein — translated: MIPRLDAAKISARDPETMAALTRSVEDIGFLTIFNTPISRAKMQRVLDSYRAFFRLPDAEKQAVNMARTGSNRGWGAARSEQVDPTSNPDFKQVFDCGFELDKEDPLRALGLLVYGDNQWPSLPGFRETIQNYYKQASTLSLDLLRAISVSIGEDEGFFNSAFSRPMALLRGNYYPPRPDWAGAKDFGIAPHTDYGCLTLLASDGVAGLEVLGDDGQWLSVDAPVGEFVINFGEMLEIWTGGWVKATMHRVVGSDAERISIPLFFNPNHDTNVAPVGADKSILAGDHMKKRFDETYLHLKDAGQG
- the tgt gene encoding tRNA guanosine(34) transglycosylase Tgt; the encoded protein is MQNPSQNRVTYSLNATDGKARTGVISTPRGDIRTPAFMPVGTAATVKAMMPESVAATGADILLGNTYHLMLRPTAERIDRLGGLHRFMNWDKPILTDSGGFQVMSLAGLRKLTEKGVTFKSHIDGSKHELTPERSMEIQRLLGSDIVMCFDECPALPADRDRIADSMRLSMRWAARSKDAFGDRPGHALFGIMQGGLERDFREESAEALKEIGFDGYAVGGLAVGEGQVAMFDCLDFAPDFLPQDKPRYLMGVGKPDDIVGAVKRGIDMMDCVLPSRSGRTGQVFTRHGVLNIKNARHQDDPRPIDDNCGCPACRNYSRAYLHHVFRAQEMISGMLLTWHNLHYFQEIMQGMRDAIASQSFAEWEAAFHAGRAQGDIDPL
- a CDS encoding SUF system Fe-S cluster assembly protein, translating into MTMNTSDKIEGEPLIKPSTVDHPLYDSVVEACRTVYDPEIPVNIFDLGLVYTIEINNQNEVDLIMTLTAPGCPVAGEMPGWLIEAIEPVAGVKQVNVDMTWDPPWGMEMMSDEARLELGFM
- a CDS encoding pyridoxal-dependent decarboxylase: MDYSDLADWQKRAADWARDYHAGLRDRPVRPDIAPGEFLAKINTPVPETPEPIEAIFDDFTRLVPDAMTHWQHPRFFAYFPANAAPASMLAEQLANAISAQAMLWQTAPAANEMEDLVIRWLRDAMGLPGDFTGTIHDSATTATFSAVTTMRELALGHEGITKGLSDAPVLRIYASAQTHSSVDKAVRLSGIGQDNLVKVPTIPDHPTWSMDPDALDQLIREDLDAGRKPAGVVLCVGGTSIGACDDIAACIKVAHSHGLTVHVDAAWAGSAMICEEFRHLWAGIEDADSIIFNPHKWLGAQFDCAVQFLRDPGPQIGAMGLRPEYLKTQGADEIVNYNEWTLPLGRRFRALKLWFLLRSEGLTGLRTRIRNHVTWAAEAAEVIDALPGFNITTPPILSLFTFRFRDDAKTVVLLERVNRDGRIYLTQTHHDGQFVIRVSVGQYSTSREDVMMIPHVLRELAQDL
- the tpiA gene encoding triose-phosphate isomerase, coding for MTRRKLAAGNWKMNGTSANLDELDALALAHPTPGCDILICPPATLISRASSATPTQIAVGGQDCHKNETGAHTGDISANMLVDAGASYVILGHSERREDYEESNTDVRDKVLAALSAGLKTIVCVGESLSEREANNTLDIIGGQLAGSIPDVVTGESLVVAYEPIWAIGTGKVPTLDQIGEVHDFIRSRLERRFGAGVGRSTRILYGGSVKPANAAEIFAVSNVDGALVGGASLSAKDFSPIITALENS
- a CDS encoding ATP-binding cassette domain-containing protein encodes the protein MARIPLLQMSDISLTFGGDPVFDALDLVIQPGDRVALVGRNGSGKSTLMKVMAGLVELDHGTRVLSPGVSVGYMEQHPDLSKFTTLGDFATSGLEPGQDYLVERVAEGLKMRLDAPVGTASGGERRRAALAKLLAEAPDLMLLDEPTNHLDIHAIEWLEAELSQTRAGFVLISHDRAFLRALTRATLWVDRGQVRRQEKGFEHFEAWRDKVWEEEDQSRHKLNRKIKAEARWAVEGISARRKRNQGRLRALGDLKAERAAQIKRQGAADMALEAGPKSGRKVIEARGISKSYGGRVILSDFDLRVMRGETIAFVGPNGAGKTTLLKMLIGQEAPDTGSVQHGTGLEIAVFDQNRTGLVEDDSLWENLTGDPEMRVSGKADQVMVRGNPKHVVGYLKEFLFSDAQARAPVRSLSGGEKARLILAKIMARQSNLLVMDEPTNDLDVETLDLLQELITAYDGTVLVVSHDRDFLDRVAERTIAMEGDGRATIYPGGWSDYQAQRAVGGLQNEKRKDKSKLKADNVKQDVKPEPDGLSFTERHRLDALPAEMDRLSAEIAKLEEFLMNPDLFTKEPVKFKKASDGLAERQQALATAEEEWLTLEEKADAARG
- a CDS encoding TfoX/Sxy family protein, whose amino-acid sequence is MAVTDADIAFVKELLEGLGSLTHRKMMGGATFYCDGQVFAILSSGGEVYLKAKGPFADAMEAEGSRIFGMDGKTMGYWTLPDAALDDPELACDWARRALAALA
- a CDS encoding iron-sulfur cluster assembly accessory protein translates to MFGIPGKSPITMTQAAESQIAKLMASGGHKGLRIGVKKGGCAGMEYTMDYVDDVDPHEEVVEQGDARVIIAPMAQMFLFGTEIDYEISLLEAGFKFRNPNVSEACGCGESIKFDDALTEGSSKC
- a CDS encoding hemolysin III family protein, yielding MEFGKDFTYHEYVADGVVHGLGVIAAIIGSVALIYWAMGDAPLGRLPPMLAYGAGLIASFTLSAAYNMTLHRSARQVLRKFDHAAIYVMIAGTYTPIALIGIGGTNGYALVAAAWTLAIVGIAMKLFFFGRFERFGLMLTLMQGWMAVLMIGPLIASFSPVVLVLLVGGGLLFTLGIFFHLGEHLPFNRAIWHVHVLLGAAAHYAAVVMVVGT